The Natronolimnobius baerhuensis DNA segment CGACAGCTCGAAGCTCATCGAGATCAACATCAAACTCTTCTCGGAGGACGTTCGGTCCGTCCACGAAGAGACCGACCGAGGGTGGCGACTGCGTTTCCGCCTCGAGACCGAGACGGGAACGAACCTGATCAAACATGCCGAGAAGTTGCCGGGGCCGAGAGATAGGTGTGACGGAACGGCCGTCACCGTCCCGCTTGAGCCACGGCCCGCGCGCCAGATTCAGTACTCAAAATCGCCAGAGTGAGGCGTTCTATTGACTCCTGAGAATCTGCGTTACAGCGATACAGTCCACTGTGAACATGACACACATGTCGAGGAAACCCTTGCCGGGTTTTGTCGGGGAACTGACGTCGTATAGAGACCGACGTGTACAGAGTCACGCTTTATTACTGATTTATTTCTCATTCTAGACGTCTAGTTCGAATAATACGCCGAATAAATACACTCAAGTTCGATAAACGTTTACTACATTCAGGTTTTGATGACTTTCGTCTCATGGCACAGAACGATCCCCATGATGGGGAGGCTCACGACGACACCGAATACAACCGCCGCTCATTTCTGACGGGTGCCGGGTCGGCTTCGATGGCCGGCTTACTCGCATCGACTGGCCTCGTCAGTGCCGACGACGATGGGCGCGACCCCGGTCCGAAAGAAGACGAACTGCTCATCGGTATCTCCCCGTCTGTCTCAGATATCGAAGCCGAAGTCGGTCCCGAAATTCCCGGCGACGCCTGGATCGAACACACGAACGAGACGATCCACTACGCGGTCATCTCACTTCCCGAATCAACGCCCGAGTCAGCACGCAAAACGATCATCGACACGCTCGAGGGCATCGACCAGATCGAGTACGTCGAAGAAAACGCCACGCTCGAGGCGCTTGCGACGCCAAATGACCCCTACTACGGTCAACAACATGCACCACAGCAGGTCAACTGCGAACAGGCCTGGGAGACGACACTCGGCAGCGACGACGTCGTTATCTCGATTGTCGACCAGGGCATTCAGTACGATCATCCAGTGCTGGCCGACAATATGGACGACAGCGTCTCGAACCACGGCAACGTCTTCGTCGGCCGTGGCAGCGACCCCTACCCGGTCGCTGGCGACGAACAACACGGCACTCACGTCGGCGGGATTGCTGCTGCCGGGACGAACAATGGCACCGGCCACGCCGGAATCAGCAACTGCTCGCTGCTCTCCGCTCGAGCGCTCGACCGAAGCGGTCGCGGGTCGCTCTCGGACATCGCCGATGCGATCCAGTGGTCAGTCGACGCCGGCGCAGACGTAATTAACCTCTCGCTGGGTTCCTCGAGCAGTTTCCGCACGCTCGCATCGGCCTGCCGGTACGCCGCGAACAACGACGTGTTGCTCGTCGGTGCAGCCGGGAATTCGGGTTCTTACGGCGTCATGTACCCAGCAGCCTACGACGAAGTTGTCGCGGTGTCCGCACTGAACAGCAACAACTCGCGCTCGTCGTTCTCGAACTACGGCCCCGATATTGACCTCGCCGCGCCCGGTTCGCGTCTCATCTCTGCGGTTCCCTGGGACAACTACACCAGAATGTCGGGCACGTCGATGGCAGCACCCGTTGTCGCCGGCGTTGCCGGACTGGTCTTATCGGCCTATACCGACCTCTCCGGGACCGAACTGCGCAACCACCTGCAGTCGACAGCGGTCGACGTTGGACTCTCTGCGAACGCACAGGGCGACGGCCGCGTCGATGCTGGGCAAGCCGTCACGACCGTTCCCGAGGGATACGACGGAGAGACACCGGATAGCGGGAACGAAGACGAGGAAGACGAATCCGACGATGACGACGAACAGGACGAACAATCGGGTCGTCTCCTCGCGTTCATCACGGACCCAGACGCCAGAAACGCAGGCTACGAGTTCACGGCGGAGGGTACTGTCGAATTCGCCGAGGCTCCCTACGAGAGCCCATCCGGCGGCTCTATCGAGGGTGGAACGTACTCCGGCGAGGACTTCATCGACGAGGACGGCGACACCGTCCACGCCGGCGGCATTACCGGCGGCGGCCACGGCGATGCCTTCCGCGTCGACGGTGCAGTCATCGATATCGACCTCGAGCAGTCCGATGTCATGTGGATCGAACTCGACGGCGAGGAGATGAGTGTCGAGGAAGTCATCGAGGAAACTGGTGGGAGCGACGACGATGACGATGCTGTCGACCCCATAGAGCGACTCCTTGCGTTTATCACGGATCCAAACGCCAGCAACGCCGGCTACGAGTTCACGGCGGCCGGTCCCGTCGAGTTCACCGACGCGCCGTACGAGAGTCCGTCCGGCGGGTCGATTGAAGGTGGCACCTACACGAGCGAGGACTTCATCGACGACGACAGTGATCCAGTCCACGCCGGCGGAATCACTGGTGGCGGCCACGGTGACTCGTTCACTGTGACCGGGCCGATCCACTCACTTGACCTCGAGCAACCCGACGTGATGTGGGTCGAACTCGATGGCGAGGAACTGACACCGGACGAAATCATCGACGAAACTGGCGGCGACGGTGGCGAAAACGAACCCGAGGACGGAGACGAAGACGAGGACGAGCCAGATGAAGACGATAGCGATGACGAGCCCCGCTGTGGCACCGAAACCGACGGTGCAGCAGCCGAGGGAGAACTCGAGGGCAACTGGTGGGGCGACAGCGACGACTACACGTACGCGCTGCGAACGGCGAACCCCTGTGGCGTGACGATCACGCTCGAGAGTTCCGGCGACGCTGCGGTCACACTCTACGTAAATACTGACGGCAGTGTGCCGGATCGGTGGTCCTACGAGGAGTCGCTATCTGCGGACGGCGAACTCACCCTCGACCTCGAGGGCGACGAGCATCTCGGACTGCGAGTACACGCAAGCAGTGGCAGCGCCACCTACGCGTTCGAAATCGAAGAACGCGGTCGGTAACCGGACTCGAGCGCTCGCGTCACCTATTTATGACAGAGAGTCGACTCGAGAAGCGGCGATAGCAGCACTGGCCGACGAAAAGACATTACTATCCCGGGAGTGTCCACCCGACTATGCCGCTTCAGACGCCGCCGTTACGTGGGATCCACGACGAGCGTGGAGCGAAGTTTACGGAGTTTGGCGGCTGGGATATGCCTGTCGAGTTCGATTCGATCCGAACGGAACACGCAGCCGTTCGTGAGGACGCCGGCATCTTCGATGTCTCGCATATGGGCCAGATTCACGTTACCGGCCCCGACGCGACGGCGTTGATGCAACGGCTCACCACGAACGACGTGAGCGAACTCGCAATTGGGGACTCCCAGTACGCGACGATCACCGACGAGGACGGCACCATCATCGACGATACCGTCATCTATCGGCTGCCAAACGAGGATAACGGGTCTCCCGTCGACACAAGCAGTGTCGCCGAAAGCGACGGCAACGACCTCGAGGGAGAGCCAACGTATCTGTTCGTGCCAAACGCCGGGACCGACGAGGCGACTCACCAGCGCTGGATCGACTACCGCAACGAGTGGGACCTCGAGGCGACCGTCGATAACCGCACCGACGAGTACGCAATGTTCGCGGTCCAGGGCCCGAACGCCGTCGAACTGGTCGCTGACGTCACCGACGATCCGGTCACGGATCTCTCGCGATTCGAGGCGACCAACGCAACCATCGACGGCGTCGACTGCTGGATTGCTCGTACGGGCTACACTGGCGAGGATGGATTCGAGCTGATCGTTCCCGAAACTGAGGCCGAATCGATCTGGGCGCAGTTTGACTGCCAGCCATGCGGACTCGGCGCACGCGATACGCTGCGCATCGAAGCAGGCTTGCTCCTTGCAGGCCAGGACTTCGACCACGAATCCGACCCAAGAACGCCCTACGAAGCCGGCATCGGCTTCACCGTCGACCTCGAGACCGAGTTCATCGGCCGCGACGCCTTAGCGCAAGTCAAGGCGGACGGCCTCGAGGAGCAACTCGTTGGCTTCGAGTTGATCGACCGTGGGGTCCCCCGCCACGGCTACGACATCACGAACACGGAGAGTCGGGTCATCGGCACCGTAACGAGTGGAACAATGAGCCCAACGCTCGAGCAGGCACTCGGGCTTGGGTACGTGCCGGTCGAGTACGCAGAACCGGGGACGACCCTGCAGGTCGTCGTCCGCGGCCAGTCGAAAAAGGCAAGAGTTGAACCACTACCCTTCATCGAAACCCAATAATGAGCTTCGACATCCCTGAGGACCGACAGTATCTTGAATCGCACGAGTGGGCACACGAAACCGACGGCATCGTCCGCGTGGGAATTAGCGACTTCGCACAGGACGAACTCGGCGACGTGGTTTTCGTCGAACTCCCCGACGAGGGCGACAGCGTCACCCAGAACGAGGAGTTCGGCGTCGTCGAATCGATCAAAGCCGTCTCAGACCTCTACGCGCCCGTCAGCGGCGAGGTCGTCGCCGTCAACGAGGACCTGTTCAACGCCCCCGAACTGGTCAACGAAGACCCCTTCGGCGAGGGCTGGATGCTCGAGATCGACCCCGACGACGACCTCGAGGAATTGCTCTCGGCTGGCGAGTACGAAGACCAGATCGCCTAAGACGACACAATCGGTGGTATATCTATATAGATTCGCGCGGAGTCGCCAAAGAGACGAATCGCTTTTCTCGGTTGGGTCGAAACACCGACTATGACCGACGCGTCGTCGGATGGCGTCAGCAGACTCGGAAAGTCCGGCATTGGCGTTATCTGTGGCGGGATTCTGTTGCTCGGCGGCGCATCCGTTCTCTCGTTTCCAGTCGTGTCGGCGCTCATTGTCATCGGTGGACTCGCCGTTCTCTTCTCTCGGTCGGGAGTCGATGCGACACAGGCTGGCATCGGATTAGCTGCTGTCGGTGGAATCGGCCTCCTCGAGTCAACAACAGCACTCGGGTTCGGGGTTGGACCGATGGTACTCGGCGTGTTTGCCATCGTGTTTGGTGTATTCGATATCCTCGCCAGTGTCGTGTTACGGTCGGTTCGTCCTACGTAACACATACGGGGATGGTCCCAAGAGACACACGGTGAGTCTGAAACTGAGAGCGAGCCACAAAGAGAGGTGTGTATTGGGGTCTATTGTGTCGAACATAGCTCTCTATCGGTATACAGCAGACTATTGCTAAATCTATATACTTATGCCATAGACTATATAGATATTAGAATCGCTTTTATGTGCCCTCTGGAAAGGATCGAGTGATGGCACCCAGCCAACACCCAGCGGGGGACAAGATGACGCGAAGATCGGCGATTGCAACGGTCGGGAGCGTCGGTGCGTTGAGTCTGGCCGGCTGTTTTGGAAGTGATGACAGCGGCCTCTCAGGGGAGATTCAGGCATCGGGATCGAACACCGTCGCGCCGATCACGCAGATTGCGGCGGAGGACTTCGAAACCGAGTACGGCGGCGTCGCGGTCAACGTCGAACCCGAAGGAACCGGCGCGGGCTTCCAGGAGTTCTGCCGGGGTAACTCAGCGTTCCAGAGTGCAAGCCGAGAGATCACCGAAGAGGAAATCGACCTCTGTGGCGAGAACGACATCGAGTACACCAGCTACACCGTCGGCCAGGACACGCTCGCGGTCGGGGTCAACGAGGACAACGACTGGTGTGACCAAATCACGCTCGAGGAACTCAACATGATCTGGGAGTTCCAGTCCGACGTCGAACAGTGGAGCGACGTCCGCGACGAGTGGCCCGACGAGGACATCGCACTACACGGACGGGACTCGGCGTCGGGGACGTTCGACTACTTCACCGGAAGCATCAACGGCGAGATGGGCAACATCCGCGACGACTACTCCGCGACGAGCCAGACCGACGAGATCTGGAACGCCGTCGACGACAACGAGTGGGCCCTCGGCTGGGGTGGTGTCGGCCACCTTCGGAGCCTACAGGACGCCGGCGGGACGCTCCAGACCGTCGATGTCGAGAGCAACCACCCCGACTACGAAGGCGAATTCTTCCCGCCCGAGGAACAGTACATCGCAGAAGGGCAGTACTCGCCGCTTGCCCGGCCGCTCTTTTTCTACTTTAATCACGCCTCCCTCGAGGAGGAACCGGACCTTATCGGCTCGTTTGCCCGCTTCTACATCAACAACCAGCATCAGTTCGCCGAGGAGGTCGGCTTCTACCGGGCGCCCGACGAGCACATCGTCGAGAACCACGACCAACTCGAGTCGGTGCTCGAAGAGATCGGCGAAGACCCCGATGACCTCACCGTCGAGCGACAGGATCCCTGACGCGGCC contains these protein-coding regions:
- a CDS encoding S8 family serine peptidase, with the translated sequence MAQNDPHDGEAHDDTEYNRRSFLTGAGSASMAGLLASTGLVSADDDGRDPGPKEDELLIGISPSVSDIEAEVGPEIPGDAWIEHTNETIHYAVISLPESTPESARKTIIDTLEGIDQIEYVEENATLEALATPNDPYYGQQHAPQQVNCEQAWETTLGSDDVVISIVDQGIQYDHPVLADNMDDSVSNHGNVFVGRGSDPYPVAGDEQHGTHVGGIAAAGTNNGTGHAGISNCSLLSARALDRSGRGSLSDIADAIQWSVDAGADVINLSLGSSSSFRTLASACRYAANNDVLLVGAAGNSGSYGVMYPAAYDEVVAVSALNSNNSRSSFSNYGPDIDLAAPGSRLISAVPWDNYTRMSGTSMAAPVVAGVAGLVLSAYTDLSGTELRNHLQSTAVDVGLSANAQGDGRVDAGQAVTTVPEGYDGETPDSGNEDEEDESDDDDEQDEQSGRLLAFITDPDARNAGYEFTAEGTVEFAEAPYESPSGGSIEGGTYSGEDFIDEDGDTVHAGGITGGGHGDAFRVDGAVIDIDLEQSDVMWIELDGEEMSVEEVIEETGGSDDDDDAVDPIERLLAFITDPNASNAGYEFTAAGPVEFTDAPYESPSGGSIEGGTYTSEDFIDDDSDPVHAGGITGGGHGDSFTVTGPIHSLDLEQPDVMWVELDGEELTPDEIIDETGGDGGENEPEDGDEDEDEPDEDDSDDEPRCGTETDGAAAEGELEGNWWGDSDDYTYALRTANPCGVTITLESSGDAAVTLYVNTDGSVPDRWSYEESLSADGELTLDLEGDEHLGLRVHASSGSATYAFEIEERGR
- the gcvT gene encoding glycine cleavage system aminomethyltransferase GcvT, which encodes MPLQTPPLRGIHDERGAKFTEFGGWDMPVEFDSIRTEHAAVREDAGIFDVSHMGQIHVTGPDATALMQRLTTNDVSELAIGDSQYATITDEDGTIIDDTVIYRLPNEDNGSPVDTSSVAESDGNDLEGEPTYLFVPNAGTDEATHQRWIDYRNEWDLEATVDNRTDEYAMFAVQGPNAVELVADVTDDPVTDLSRFEATNATIDGVDCWIARTGYTGEDGFELIVPETEAESIWAQFDCQPCGLGARDTLRIEAGLLLAGQDFDHESDPRTPYEAGIGFTVDLETEFIGRDALAQVKADGLEEQLVGFELIDRGVPRHGYDITNTESRVIGTVTSGTMSPTLEQALGLGYVPVEYAEPGTTLQVVVRGQSKKARVEPLPFIETQ
- the gcvH gene encoding glycine cleavage system protein GcvH, whose protein sequence is MSFDIPEDRQYLESHEWAHETDGIVRVGISDFAQDELGDVVFVELPDEGDSVTQNEEFGVVESIKAVSDLYAPVSGEVVAVNEDLFNAPELVNEDPFGEGWMLEIDPDDDLEELLSAGEYEDQIA
- a CDS encoding PstS family phosphate ABC transporter substrate-binding protein, whose amino-acid sequence is MAPSQHPAGDKMTRRSAIATVGSVGALSLAGCFGSDDSGLSGEIQASGSNTVAPITQIAAEDFETEYGGVAVNVEPEGTGAGFQEFCRGNSAFQSASREITEEEIDLCGENDIEYTSYTVGQDTLAVGVNEDNDWCDQITLEELNMIWEFQSDVEQWSDVRDEWPDEDIALHGRDSASGTFDYFTGSINGEMGNIRDDYSATSQTDEIWNAVDDNEWALGWGGVGHLRSLQDAGGTLQTVDVESNHPDYEGEFFPPEEQYIAEGQYSPLARPLFFYFNHASLEEEPDLIGSFARFYINNQHQFAEEVGFYRAPDEHIVENHDQLESVLEEIGEDPDDLTVERQDP